In Paenibacillus sonchi, the genomic stretch TAAGGAACTCCATAATACGCGCAGGCTCCTTGGCTTTCGCGCCGATCGCGATGATGCCATTGCCGCCGTAAACGTTGAAGCCTGTGGAATACATCAGCTCATTCTTGAACGGTACAAGTGCGAAGCCCTTGCCTTCGGCCGTTCTTTCCGGCGTATTGTAGTTGGCCGCCCCCAGCCACGGGAACCAGGAGAAAAGCAGACGTCCATCCTTATACTTCGCCACCACATCATCAAATTTCTGCGTCAGCGAGTCGGGGTCCAGCAATCCCATCTGATTCGCCTCGTAATACAGCTTGAGCGATTTCATGTACCAGCTGTCCTCGGAGATGAAATCATAATATTTCTCTTCATCTGCTTTGACATAAAGCGCAGTGTCGGGGATTTCGTCATAGCCCATCATATTGGCGAACTGCTTTGCCAGCGTCATTTTGTAGTTGCCGTCCCAGTCGGACCAGAGCGAGAAGGCATAGGTTTTTTTGCCTTGCTCATTCTTGGGCTCAAGCTCCTGCATCTTCTTCAGCACCGGCAGATAATCCTCAATGGTGCCGATTTCCGGAGCACCGATTTGCTGGTACAGATCCCAGCGCAGATCCGGTCCCCAAGTCATATCCTTCCCTTCGGAAGGTCCAGAGGGATTCGTGGCCACACCGTTCCCGATGCCGTATACCGCGCTGCCGCCGCCAAAAGCAACCTTTGCCTTCTCCACGGCCTTCGGGAACTGCTTCGTCAGATCCGCGCCGTATTTATCCAGCAGCCCGTCCTGGGTCCAGTCCAGCAGCAGCTTGCCTTTGATCGCATTCGGATAGTGGTTCTTATCGTCCCCGAAGACGATAATGTCGCCGAGATTGCCGGAGGCCATCATGGCGGAGATTTTGGTGTCCCCGCCGGTTAAATTGGAAGCGACAATGTCCAATTCGATATTGAACTTGTCTTTGATGATTTTGGCGAACCAGCCGGTCTGCGGCCCTGCATAGTTGGCTGTGGTAGAGAATACTGTCAGCTTCAGCGGCTTCGAATGGTCGGGCGCCCCGTCACTTGGCGCCGTAGATTGAGCCGCAGCATCCGTCGCTTCAGCCGCCGGCTTGCCGGTGCTCTCGTCCGTGTTGGTTTTGCCGGAGTTGACTGAGTTGCCTGAGTTTCCGTTACCTCCGCCGCAGGATGCCAGCACCAGCACCAGCACCAGCACCATGCCCAGCAGAATGAGCGGCAGCTTTTTAAATTTCATGGCTTCATACCTCCTGAAAGTTTTGTGAGCGTTGCATGCTTGAATTCCTTCGTACAAAACCCGCTTCGAAAGCATTGACTTAAGGCTGGTGGACACACCGGTCAGCCTTTGACGGCACCGATCATAATGCCCTTGACAAAAAAACGCTGGAAAAACGGATACACGATCAGAATCGGCAGCACGACGATCATCGTTACAGTCATCCGCACAGAGGTCGGTGTCTGCATGTTCTGCACACTGGCCGCCATATCCGGGGAGCTGCGGATGAGCGCAGCCAGCGAGCTGGACTCATTCAGATACCGCCAGAGCAGGAACTGCAGCGTGTAGTATTTGGTATCCGTCATCAGGAATGCCGTGTCGATGAAGGAGTTCCACTGGTTGACTGCCGAAAAAATCGTAATCGTCGCCAGAATCGGAGTGGTCAGCGGAACGACAATGCTCCAGAAGGACCGCAGAACACCCGCGCCGTCCATGGCTGCTGACTCCTCCAGTGAAGGCGGAATAGCCTCCACAAAGGTTTTGACCAAGATGATGTTGAATGGAGTAATGATCGTCGGCAAAATATAGGCCAGATAATTGTTGGTCAAATGCAGATTGTGCATGGTGATATACCAGGGAATCAGCCCTGCGCTGAAATACATGGTGACGACGACGCTGCGGTACCAGATCTGCCGCCCCCACATCTCCTTCTTCGTGAACAGATAGCCGAGAAAAGCTGAAGCACCCACGGTGAGAAAGGTACCCGCTACGGTCCGGTATACAGATACCAGCGCCGCATGGCTGAGCCCGCTGATCCGCAGCACCTTTGAGTAGTTGTCAAAATGGATCTGCTGCGGGTAAAACTTGATATCTCCCGCTGCACTGAGATCATTCGAGCTGATGGTATTGATGAACAGGTAATAGAACGGATAGATGCAGCTCAGGGTGAACAGACCGAAGAGCACATAGATGATTCCCTGGAACAGGGCATCGCCGGGCTTCAGCTTTTTACGCAAATGGATCACCTTCCTTAAATGATCGACTCATCGCGCACCACCTTGGACAGCGTGTTGGCCGCAAACAGCAGAATGACGCTGACGACCGACTTCAACATACTAACCGCCGTGGCGAACGGAAAATTGTTGGCAAAAGCGATGTTATACACATACAGGTCCAGCACTTCTATCGCATCCTTGTTCATCGCATTCTGGAAGGCAAAATACTGCTCCATGCCGTTGTTGACAAAGTTGCCGATGGAGAGCAGCAGCAGCACGAAGAAGGTCGGGATGATGCCGGGAACAGTGATATGCCAGATTTTACGGAACCGGCTGGCCCCATCCACTTCCGCCGCTTCATACAGCTCCTGGTCTATGCCGGCAATCGCCGCCAGGTACAGGATCGCGCCCCAGCCAAGGGATTTCCACCAGTACCAGGCAATCATGGTCAACCAGACATGCGAGCTGGAAGCCAGAAAATTGAATTCCTCACTCACGACCCCGAGCTGCACCAGAATATGGTTCACAACCCCGTTATCCACGGAGAACAGCGAAAAGGCCAGCGCGTAGACGAGAATCCAGCTGATAAAATTCGGAATCGTCGTCAGGGTCTGCACAAATTTCCGGTACCAGCCCGCCCTTATCTCTGTCAGCAGAATGGCAAAAATGACCGGAAAAACCGAAGTGGCCAGCCCCAGTGAACTCATCGCCACCGTGTTCTTCAGCACGCGCAGCACCTCCCCGGTCTGCGTGGGATTAGCTACGAGAGTGCGGAACCACTTCAGTCCGACATACGGTGTTTCCGACAGCGGAATGCCGGGGATGAAATCATAGAAGGCGTAGATCCACCCGCTGACCGGCAAATAATAGAACACAAAGGTCACGGCAAGAAAAGGAAGCGCCAGAAGAAACAGCTTGTATTTGTTCTGCAGCTTCCTGCGGGATGGACGGACCGGTTCCACACCGCGGAGCAGCTCGCCTGAAGGTACCCCCATATTGAATCTCCTCTATCCAGATTTTTGTTTGCGCTTTCATTTTAGGATAAAAAACCTTTCTCCCGGGAGAGAGGCCGGAATGGCCTTCTGGGAGAGCGGTAAGACAGTTTCGGACGATTTTCACAGGCCAGCGGACGAATTTCCCGCCGCTGGCTTTCCGGTCCTTCCAGTGAGGGCCCCCTCATCTGCGATGCTCCAACAACGGCAGTTCTGCCGTTGTTTCTGCACATCCCCGCCTGCGGTGCTCCAACAACGGCAGTTTTGCCGTTATTTCTGCACATCCCCGCCTGCGGTGCTCCAACAACGGCAGTTTTGCCGTTGTTTCTGTACATTCCCGCCTGCGGCGCTCCAACAACGGCATTTCTGCCGTTGTTTCTGCACATTCCCGCCTGCGGTGCTCCAATCAAAAAGTTTGCGAAGGAGAACACGTATCTTCCTGGCGTTTCGTTTGCTGGTTAAGTGGAAAAAGTATCACTAATTTGCCTGAGCATCGAGCAACCCGGCAGACTAAGTGGAAAAAGGTACATTAATCCAGCCTGTTTCGTCCCAAACAGATGGCGTAAAATAAGTTGTGTACCAAGATTTGGGGCCTAGTAGGCAACAAAAAAGTAGGGTATTCTCGGGATTACGACACCACCAAGAAAGGAACCCTACTCAATGACTATTGTACCCGAAAATATGCTGAATAATCTATTTGAAAATCTTGTTACTCAATTTGTGAAAGAGAACTTAGAGTCCATCATGCGAGCAGAAATCCAAGAATTCATGGCTACGGAAGAGTCCGGTCCAAGCAACAGTCGCAATGGATATTACCCGCGCAATCTGCACACGAAATACGGAAATGTGGAGAATCTTAAGGTTCCTCGTGACCGTCAGGCTCTGTTCCAGACGCAACTGTTTGAGCCCTACCAACGGCGGGACGGTTGGTTAGAAGAGGCCGTCATTCAGATGTACAAAAGCGGAATGGGGACACGGGATGTGGCCCGGTTCATTGAAAGTATGTTCGGCAGTCACTATTCTCCCACGACGGTCAGCAACATTACGGCAACCGTCCTCGAAGACATTCACCAGTGGCAGAAGCGCCCTCTGCAAAAGCGTTATTCCGTCATCTATCTGGACGGATTATACGTCAAACTCAAACGTGGCACCGTCGGCGGAGAAGTGGTTTATTTCGCGATGGGCATTGACGAGGAAGGCCACCGACAAATCCTCGGGTTTTATGTGGGGGGCCAAGAAAGCGCCAATGGCTGGCGGGAGGTCCTGAAGGATCTTTACGACCGCGGAGCGCAGGAGGTCTTGCTCGGCGTGTTTGACGGACTCCCCGGCCTGGATGGAGCGTTCCGCGAAACGTATCCGAAGGCAGACGTACAGCACTGTGTGGTTCACAAGATTCGGTCGACCTTTCCCAAAATACGGGTGCAGCACAAAACCGAAGTCATTGAAGATCTAAAGACGATCTACACCTCAGCCGATGAGGATGTGGCCCGGGCTGCATTCGATACCGTGAAGGCCAAATGGGGCAAGCTCTACCCGAAAGAGATGCAGTCATGGGAAGAGCAATTAGCGACCTTACTGACGTTCTACAAGTATCCAGCGCTCATTAAGGAAGCCATCTACACGTCCAATCCCATTGAACGAATGAATAAGGAAATTCGGAAGCGCCTCAAACCCATGAACAGCCTCACCAATATGGATGCGGCAGAGAAGATTGTCTATCTGGATGTCGTGGAGTATAACGAGCGCTTTGGCGAACGAGTGATTCGCGGTTTTGGGGATCTAGAGGTAAAGAAGAAACTGAATGAGATGTTTGAGGCACGATATCCTGCCCAGGAATTGCAGGAAAAGTAGCCCATTTCTCTTGTTCTTGGGGTGGGGATTCCCCCACCCCAAGAACATCCCTACCACCTAAAACGAATACTCGAGAAGATACTCTACGCTTCTTACACAAACTTCTTGACGCTACCCCCAAACAAGGGAATATCGCTAAATTAAGTTACCTTTTTCCACTAAAACCTCGCGATTCTTGATTTCTGAGGAATTTAAGTTCCCTTTTTCCACTTAACCTGCCACCACAGCACCCAACAACGGCTGTTCTGCCGTTGTTTCTCCCCCACAGAAGATCATCATAATTTCCTTAAGTAACTAATATATCCCCACAAAGTGGAGCCTTTGTTCGGAAGCTGATTCCGGTACTTTGCGGTGACCCCGATATCTACTTTCTGATAAAAAAAGAGCCGCTCATCTGCAAGCTCCGCAAATGAACAGCTCTTTAAATCCATCTTACTAATTACGGCGGCCGGTCCAGGCAATGCTATACTGCCCGGCTCAAGCCTCTTCCGCAACCATCCGGTTCGTCAGCCTTCCCAGCTTTTCAATCTCCACAGTAACCTCGTCACCCGGCTGCAGATAGACCTGCTTCTCCGGCGGATACCCCATCATGACACCCTCCGGAGTACCGGTAAGGATGATGTCACCCGGCGAGAGCGTCATGCAGCTGGAGATGTAGCTGATGATCTGCCTGCAGTCGAAAATCATGTCCGAGGTGTTGGAGTCCTGCCGAACTTCTCCGTTCACCGAGCAGCTGATGCGCAGCAATCCGGGATCGCCAACCTCATCTTCCGTTACCACATAAGGCCCGACCGGCGCAAACCGGTCGCAGGATTTGCCCGCCAGCCACTGGCTGGTCCGCGTCTGCAGATCACGGGCGGACAAATCATTGGCGGTAAAATAACCGAACACCGCAGCCAGCGCCTCTTCCTCGCTAACGTTTTTGACCGTCCGGCCGATCATAATGCCCAGTTCCGCTTCATAATCGACCTTCTGCGTCGAGTATGGAAGCGGCACTTCCATTCCGTGGCCGGACAGGCTGTTTGAAAACTTGCTGAACAGAATCGGGTATTCCGGGAGCGGCATTCCGGTTTCTTCAGCATGTCTGCGGTAATTCAGCCCGATGCAGATGATTTTGCCGGGATCGGCTGTACACGGCGCGAATTCAAGCAAGGTTTCATCTCTGTAAAAAGCCTGTGCACCTTCATCATGATAAGGCAGGCTATCGGCAAATTTACGCAGGCAGGCGAGCGCCGCTTCCCCTCCATCGAGCACTTCTCTCAGCGTTGCCGGAACAGCTCCCGCCGCCCGCTGAGGGAGCGCATTCAGCGCTGCCGCCACATCCAGAATGCCCTCTTCTCTTTTCACACCCAGCCGCAAATTCCCTGACTCCCAAAAATTCATTAGCTTCATATGTGTCCCCCTCCTCTGGTTTACCCGGCAAAACGGTTCGCCGGGACTCCCCTGATGCCCGTTTTTGCCTTGAACAGCCCGCCTGCAAGCGGCCACCGCTGTAATTCCTCAGGACTCATACCGCCGCGTGCTGAAGTAATATACAGCTCATTCAGGTGCCCGCCTCCAAAAGCGCATGAAGTTACAAACGGTGCAGGTACTTCAATTTTTCCAATCTGTTCGCCGGTGTGCGGATTCCAGCGCGAGACACAGCCGCCGTTCCAATGGGCGACCCAGATCATTCCCTCGCTGTCGATGGTCATTCCATCCGGTCCGCCCGCACCTTCCGGGAACCGCACCACTGTTCTGCGTCCGCTGACCGTGCCGTTCTGCAGATCATAATCCATTACGTCCACGCCGCGGGTCAATGTATCAATGTAATACATCAGTCCCCGGCTGTCATCCCACGCCAGGCCGTTAGAGATGCCGATGCCGGACAGCACCTTCCGCACTTCGCCTCCCGGCTCCATCACATATAAGCTTCCCGCATCCCGCTTGTCCTCCATGCTCATGGTGCCGAACCATAATCTCCCTTTGCTGTCGCATTTCGCATCGTTCAGCCGGTTGCCGGGAAGATCTTTCTCTACATGAGCCAACAATTCCAAAGGCCGATCTTCCTGAAATTTGTAAATCCCATCCTGCAAAGCCACTACCCAGCCGCCGCTAACTGCGGGTACAGCCGCACTGATCATTTGTCCAAAGATATGAGTCTGCTCGCTGAGTGTCACGGGATCGACAATCCGCAGCTGCCTGCCTTCAATATTCACCCAATACAGCAGCCCGGCCTCTGAGTCCCAATGCGCCCCCTCGCCAAGCTCTGCCTGTGCATCCAATAGCATTTCAGCCTGTATAATCAATGATAACCCCCCTGAATCCACTCCAGAATATGACACCATTCTCTTCATTTTACCTTCGCAGAGTATAATTATCCACTATCGGCTAACATGACAGACACCTGTCCAGTTTCACATGATAATCTGAAAACAAGCATGAATCCAAAGGATAGCCACTATGAAATGCGGAGGAATATTAATGAAATACGAATGGAAAAAACAGGACAAGGCAATCTATTTCCCGCCAGCTGAACCTGTGCTGATTACCGTTCCCGCTTACAACTACTTCATGCTGCAGGGTACAGGCAACCCGAACAGTGAAGAATTTGCCCAGGCGGTGGGTGTGCTCTACTCCCTCACTTATGCCATCAAAATGCTGCCCAAAAAAGGCCCGGCACCGGAAGGCTACCATGAATACAGCATTTTCCCGCTGGAGGGGGTATGGGATCTTAGCGAAAAAGGCCGCAGACAGGCCGCCCTCGACAAAAACGAGCTGGTATACACCATAATGATCCGGCAGCCGGAGTTCGTCACCCCGGACCTTGCCGGCAGTATTATGGAGAAGGTGCAGCACACGAAGCCGCATCCATTGCTGCAAAAAGCCGTCTTCGGCAGTTCCGAAGACGGCATGTCTGTCCAAATGCTGCATACAGGTCCCTATGATGAGGAACCGGCAAGCTTCAGGAAGATGGAACAATATTGCGCGGAGCATGGACTGCGGCGGCTCTCCAAGACCCACCGGGAAATTTATCTCACGGATGCTCGCCGTACGCAGCCGGAGAAGCTGAAAACCGTGCTGCGTTTCCTGGTCGCAGATGAGACGTAGTCCGCCGCCGGTGTTCCAACGGACTACTCTGTCCCGCACGCAGCATCAGTGTCTAGACGGCATCTGCCCTTCAGCGGAAGCATCCATCTTCTGGCGGCCCATAAAGCAGGCGGCCAGAAGCGCCAGAAGCGCAGGTACAGCAGCCCAGGCGAAGGTGCTGGTAATGGAGAAGGACAGCCCATCGGTAATTTTACTCAGAATTTCCGGCGGAATCTGTGCCCGCGTCTCCGGGGAGAGCAGCGCATGCGGGTCCTTGAAATCCAGCGCGCCGCCAGGTGCGGCTCCGGCAGTCCCAGAGAATACTTCGTTCAGCTTCGAGCTGAGATAATGGCTCTGAATGATCCCGAAGGCCGTGATTCCGATGGTCATCCCGAGCGAGCGGATGAAGTTCAGCGTTGCGCTGGCCGAGCCGCGCTGCTGGGGTGTCAGGCCATGGATTGCAGCCGTACTCAGCACCGAGAAGGAGGCTCCCACTCCGAGTCCGATGAGGATCATATAGAATGTAACGAGAAGGCGCGAGGCATCCGGTGCCAGCGTCGCTACAAGACCCGTCCCCAGTACAAGCAGGATCAGCGTAGGCACCATCAGGCTGCGGTAGCTGGTCTTAACCATCAGGAAGCCCCCGGTGGAGGCAGTAACGACCGAGGCGACCATCATCGGCAGCAGCACCAGCCCGGAATTCGTCGCCGAGCCGCCCAGCACGCCCTGGATAAAAATCGGAATATACACCGAGGCGGCGATAAATGCCGCACCGCTAAACAAGGCACATAAAATGCTGGAGGCATAAAGTCTCTGTCTGAACAATGCAAATGAGATTATCGGCTCCTTCGCCTTCGTCTCCGCGAACAGGAACAGCCCCGCCAGCACGGCAAACGCCGCGAACAAGCCCAGAATCAGCGCGGAGTCCCAAGCATACTCTTTACCGCCCAGTTCGAGCGCGAACATTAAGCTGATTACAGCGCCCAGCAATGTTCCCGCACCCAGCCAGTCAATGGGATGCTTGGAATGCTCCACCGATTCCCGGTAGAAGCTCACCACCATAACCAGTGCGATCACTCCCAGCGGAAGGTTGATGTAGAAAACCCACTGCCAGGCGATGTGATCCGTAATGTAGGCTCCAAGCAGAGGCCCGAAAATGCTGGACAGCCCGAACACCGCGCCAAAAGCGCCGCCCAGCTTGCCGCGTGTCTCCAGCGGAACAGCGTCGAACATGATGGCAAAGGCAATCGGCACCAGCGCGCCGCCCCCGACTCCCTGAAGGGCCCGGTAAGCGGCCAGCTGGGTAATGGTATCTGCCGTTCCGCACAGGGCTGAGCCGGCCATAAATACAATGATCCCGAAAATGAAGAATTTTTTGCGGCCGTACATATCCGACAGCTTGCCGAAGATCGGCATCCCCGCCATCTCGGCAACCAGATACGCCGAAGTAACCCAGACGAATTTGTCCATTCCACCCAGTTCACCAACAATGTTGCCCATTGCTGTGGCCACAATCGTGCTGTCCATGGAGGCCATCAGGATGCCCAGCAGCAGACCTGCAATCACAATGCCGAGTTTCGGCGATTTTTGAGCTGAGCTCATAGGACCCACTCCTCATTTTTTTAATATTCATCCCATTCTTTCAGCTCCAGGGGCATTTCAGGTGAAAAAAGTTCCCTAATTTCGGTTGAAATCCGCTGTAAAGGAGGAATTAGCTTGAAACTACACTTTCACCTGATTCCTTACAACCGCATTCGGATGGATATCCAGAAAATCACGGTACTCCACTGTGCCAATTTCGCAGCCGGAGCCTATGACTACTCTCCCGCCCCTGACCGTATCGGCTGCCGTATTCTGCAGATCCACGTGATCCCCTTCAATCAGGCCCGCAGCAAAACGCAGTTGTCCGGGATGCCCGGGTCTGATCAGCGCCCCGCCAAGGCTGCGTTTGATCTTGATGCTTCCGCCTCCGACCTCGGCTGCCCGGCTTGGACCAAACAGCGATAATTCCAGCGTCTCCGCACTGAGCAGCCCGTCTATCTGGACCGCACCGCTAATCTGCATGTCTTCAGCATCACAATTGCCGGATATGCTCAGATTCCCGGTGAATTTGATACCTTCTACATGTATGCTCTCCGCCCTGATCTCCCCTTGTCCGCGCAGAGACTCACCCTCGATGCCGCCCTTCACGGAGCATTCTCCTGTAAGCTTCATATTTTCCATGACCAGACTGCCACTGACCTTGGTTTCACCCATCAGCGTCAATTTCCGGCAATCCACATCTCCATGGAATGTGCATTCCCCGGTCACCTTAACGTCAAGGAAACGTCCGCCCGCCGAGGTTGAATTCCCGAGTATTTTCAGATTTGTCCGGTTTGCTGTCTCATTCACCGGTCTTCTCCTCCATTCCCACACTGGCTCCGGGATGCACGGTCAGCCTGTCACGGTATTCCACCCGGCCAATGCTGCAGCCCTCTCCAATGATAATCACAGCACCCCTCACAACCTCTGCTGTCGTATATTCCAGGTCAAGAAAATCACCCTCAATAACCTTTGCCTGCAATTCTGGCCGCAATTTCGGAATAATGCCGCCAGCCAGCTTGTTCCAGACTCCCGATCCGCCTTTGCGGATGACCAGACTCTCCACACCCAGCTCTTTCACCTTCGCCTGACCCTGCAAAACCAACTCGACACATCCG encodes the following:
- a CDS encoding GyrI-like domain-containing protein — protein: MKYEWKKQDKAIYFPPAEPVLITVPAYNYFMLQGTGNPNSEEFAQAVGVLYSLTYAIKMLPKKGPAPEGYHEYSIFPLEGVWDLSEKGRRQAALDKNELVYTIMIRQPEFVTPDLAGSIMEKVQHTKPHPLLQKAVFGSSEDGMSVQMLHTGPYDEEPASFRKMEQYCAEHGLRRLSKTHREIYLTDARRTQPEKLKTVLRFLVADET
- a CDS encoding ABC transporter permease; translated protein: MGVPSGELLRGVEPVRPSRRKLQNKYKLFLLALPFLAVTFVFYYLPVSGWIYAFYDFIPGIPLSETPYVGLKWFRTLVANPTQTGEVLRVLKNTVAMSSLGLATSVFPVIFAILLTEIRAGWYRKFVQTLTTIPNFISWILVYALAFSLFSVDNGVVNHILVQLGVVSEEFNFLASSSHVWLTMIAWYWWKSLGWGAILYLAAIAGIDQELYEAAEVDGASRFRKIWHITVPGIIPTFFVLLLLSIGNFVNNGMEQYFAFQNAMNKDAIEVLDLYVYNIAFANNFPFATAVSMLKSVVSVILLFAANTLSKVVRDESII
- a CDS encoding extracellular solute-binding protein, producing the protein MKFKKLPLILLGMVLVLVLVLASCGGGNGNSGNSVNSGKTNTDESTGKPAAEATDAAAQSTAPSDGAPDHSKPLKLTVFSTTANYAGPQTGWFAKIIKDKFNIELDIVASNLTGGDTKISAMMASGNLGDIIVFGDDKNHYPNAIKGKLLLDWTQDGLLDKYGADLTKQFPKAVEKAKVAFGGGSAVYGIGNGVATNPSGPSEGKDMTWGPDLRWDLYQQIGAPEIGTIEDYLPVLKKMQELEPKNEQGKKTYAFSLWSDWDGNYKMTLAKQFANMMGYDEIPDTALYVKADEEKYYDFISEDSWYMKSLKLYYEANQMGLLDPDSLTQKFDDVVAKYKDGRLLFSWFPWLGAANYNTPERTAEGKGFALVPFKNELMYSTGFNVYGGNGIIAIGAKAKEPARIMEFLNWMYTPEGAMISAGSGTAVPNGPQGLTWDIDSSGKPVVTDFGWKAYTDQQNTKVPDEYGGGDYYYGSNQMNFSFVVPAMVNPQTSEPYDHNLWTTSLERNPTKLDSDWRAKMGVLTAKEYFEKNNLLAVAPQGFTGKEPLTMDKTLEQKNKQIGTVIQQISWKMVFAKNQAEYDKLNKEMHDKVNGLGYADVMDFSVKKAAELFEARKSVK
- a CDS encoding carbohydrate ABC transporter permease, whose product is MIHLRKKLKPGDALFQGIIYVLFGLFTLSCIYPFYYLFINTISSNDLSAAGDIKFYPQQIHFDNYSKVLRISGLSHAALVSVYRTVAGTFLTVGASAFLGYLFTKKEMWGRQIWYRSVVVTMYFSAGLIPWYITMHNLHLTNNYLAYILPTIITPFNIILVKTFVEAIPPSLEESAAMDGAGVLRSFWSIVVPLTTPILATITIFSAVNQWNSFIDTAFLMTDTKYYTLQFLLWRYLNESSSLAALIRSSPDMAASVQNMQTPTSVRMTVTMIVVLPILIVYPFFQRFFVKGIMIGAVKG
- a CDS encoding fumarylacetoacetate hydrolase family protein, translating into MKLMNFWESGNLRLGVKREEGILDVAAALNALPQRAAGAVPATLREVLDGGEAALACLRKFADSLPYHDEGAQAFYRDETLLEFAPCTADPGKIICIGLNYRRHAEETGMPLPEYPILFSKFSNSLSGHGMEVPLPYSTQKVDYEAELGIMIGRTVKNVSEEEALAAVFGYFTANDLSARDLQTRTSQWLAGKSCDRFAPVGPYVVTEDEVGDPGLLRISCSVNGEVRQDSNTSDMIFDCRQIISYISSCMTLSPGDIILTGTPEGVMMGYPPEKQVYLQPGDEVTVEIEKLGRLTNRMVAEEA
- a CDS encoding IS256 family transposase, whose product is MTIVPENMLNNLFENLVTQFVKENLESIMRAEIQEFMATEESGPSNSRNGYYPRNLHTKYGNVENLKVPRDRQALFQTQLFEPYQRRDGWLEEAVIQMYKSGMGTRDVARFIESMFGSHYSPTTVSNITATVLEDIHQWQKRPLQKRYSVIYLDGLYVKLKRGTVGGEVVYFAMGIDEEGHRQILGFYVGGQESANGWREVLKDLYDRGAQEVLLGVFDGLPGLDGAFRETYPKADVQHCVVHKIRSTFPKIRVQHKTEVIEDLKTIYTSADEDVARAAFDTVKAKWGKLYPKEMQSWEEQLATLLTFYKYPALIKEAIYTSNPIERMNKEIRKRLKPMNSLTNMDAAEKIVYLDVVEYNERFGERVIRGFGDLEVKKKLNEMFEARYPAQELQEK
- a CDS encoding polymer-forming cytoskeletal protein, with the translated sequence MNETANRTNLKILGNSTSAGGRFLDVKVTGECTFHGDVDCRKLTLMGETKVSGSLVMENMKLTGECSVKGGIEGESLRGQGEIRAESIHVEGIKFTGNLSISGNCDAEDMQISGAVQIDGLLSAETLELSLFGPSRAAEVGGGSIKIKRSLGGALIRPGHPGQLRFAAGLIEGDHVDLQNTAADTVRGGRVVIGSGCEIGTVEYRDFLDIHPNAVVRNQVKV
- a CDS encoding SMP-30/gluconolactonase/LRE family protein, whose product is MIIQAEMLLDAQAELGEGAHWDSEAGLLYWVNIEGRQLRIVDPVTLSEQTHIFGQMISAAVPAVSGGWVVALQDGIYKFQEDRPLELLAHVEKDLPGNRLNDAKCDSKGRLWFGTMSMEDKRDAGSLYVMEPGGEVRKVLSGIGISNGLAWDDSRGLMYYIDTLTRGVDVMDYDLQNGTVSGRRTVVRFPEGAGGPDGMTIDSEGMIWVAHWNGGCVSRWNPHTGEQIGKIEVPAPFVTSCAFGGGHLNELYITSARGGMSPEELQRWPLAGGLFKAKTGIRGVPANRFAG
- a CDS encoding MDR family MFS transporter, which codes for MSSAQKSPKLGIVIAGLLLGILMASMDSTIVATAMGNIVGELGGMDKFVWVTSAYLVAEMAGMPIFGKLSDMYGRKKFFIFGIIVFMAGSALCGTADTITQLAAYRALQGVGGGALVPIAFAIMFDAVPLETRGKLGGAFGAVFGLSSIFGPLLGAYITDHIAWQWVFYINLPLGVIALVMVVSFYRESVEHSKHPIDWLGAGTLLGAVISLMFALELGGKEYAWDSALILGLFAAFAVLAGLFLFAETKAKEPIISFALFRQRLYASSILCALFSGAAFIAASVYIPIFIQGVLGGSATNSGLVLLPMMVASVVTASTGGFLMVKTSYRSLMVPTLILLVLGTGLVATLAPDASRLLVTFYMILIGLGVGASFSVLSTAAIHGLTPQQRGSASATLNFIRSLGMTIGITAFGIIQSHYLSSKLNEVFSGTAGAAPGGALDFKDPHALLSPETRAQIPPEILSKITDGLSFSITSTFAWAAVPALLALLAACFMGRQKMDASAEGQMPSRH